A genomic region of Solanum dulcamara chromosome 2, daSolDulc1.2, whole genome shotgun sequence contains the following coding sequences:
- the LOC129880602 gene encoding beta-amyrin 28-monooxygenase yields the protein MEFFYVSLLCLFVFLVSLFLHFLFYKNKSNLSGAPIPPGKTGWPVFGESLEFLSTGWKGHPEKFIFDRMAKYSSIVFKTHLLGEKAAVFCGASGNKFLFSNENKLVQAWWPNSVNKVFPSSTQTSSKEEAIKMRKMLPNFFKPEALQRYVGIMDHIAQRHFASGWENHEQVVVFPLAKRYTFWLACRLFLSVEDPNHVAKFADPFDVLASGLISIPIDLPGTPFNRAIKASNFIRKELVRIIKQRKIDLGEGKASSTQDILSHMLLTCDENGKFMGELDIADKILGLLIGGHDTASSACAFIVKYLAELPEIYEGVYKEQMEIAKSKGPGELLTWEDIQKMKYSWNVACEVLRLAPPLQGAFREALSDFIFNGFSIPKGWKIYWSANSTHKSGEFFPEPDRFDPSRFEGSGPAPYTFVPFGGGPRMCPGKEYARLEILVFMHHLVKRFKFDKIIPDEKIIVNPMPIPAKGLPVRLYAHNQQA from the exons ATGGAGTTCTTCTATGTCTCTCTTCTTTGCCTATTTGTTTTTTTGGTTTCCCTCTTCCTGCACTTCCTCTTCTACAAGAACAAATCCAACTTGTCCGGTGCTCCCATTCCTCCGGGCAAAACAGGGTGGCCTGTATTTGGAGAGAGCCTCGAGTTTCTCTCCACTGGTTGGAAAGGCCACCCTGAAAAATTCATCTTTGATCGTATGGCTAAGTACTCTTCTATTGTCTTCAAAACTCACCTTCTAGGTGAAAAAGCCGCTGTTTTTTGTGGTGCCTCGGGGAACAAATTCTTGTTTTCGAACGAAAACAAGTTAGTACAAGCATGGTGGCCAAATTCTGTGAACAAAGTCTTTCCATCTTCAACACAAACATCTTCCAAAGAAGAGGCtattaaaatgagaaaaatgctTCCGAATTTCTTCAAACCAGAAGCGTTGCAACGTTACGTTGGGATCATGGACCATATAGCCCAACGTCACTTTGCTTCAGGATGGGAAAATCATGAGCAAGTTGTAGTTTTCCCATTAGCAAAACGTTACACTTTTTGGTTAGCGTGTCGATTGTTTTTGAGCGTGGAAGATCCTAACCATGTAGCTAAATTCGCTGACCCTTTCGATGTTTTGGCTTCTGGATTGATTTCAATCCCTATAGACTTGCCCGGAACGCCATTTAATCGTGCAATTAAGGCTTCAAATTTTATTAGGAAAGAGCTAGTGAGAATTATAAAACAAAGGAAGATTGATTTAGGTGAGGGGAAAGCATCATCAACGCAGGATATACTGTCACACATGCTCTTAACGTGTGATGAAAATGGGAAATTTATGGGGGAGTTGGATATTGCTGATAAAATATTAGGATTGTTGATTGGTGGACATGATACTGCTAGTTCTGCCTGTGCTTTCATAGTTAAGTATCTTGCTGAGCTTCCAGAGATTTATGAAGGAGTTTACAAAG agcaAATGGAGATAGCGAAATCAAAGGGTCCAGGGGAATTATTGACCTGGGAAGACATTCAGAAGATGAAATATTCATGGAACGTGGCATGTGAAGTTTTAAGACTTGCTCCACCCCTCCAAGGTGCTTTTAGGGAAGCCCTTTCTGATTTCATCTTCAATGGTTTCTCCATTCCTAAAGGATGGAAG ATATACTGGAGTGCAAATTCAACACACAAGAGTGGAGAATTCTTCCCAGAGCCTGATAGATTTGACCCTTCAAGATTTGAAGGAAGTGGACCAGCTCCATACACATTTGTACCTTTTGGTGGAGGACCAAGAATGTGCCCTGGAAAAGAATATGCTCGTTTAGAAATTCTTGTCTTCATGCACCATCTTGTTAAAAGGTTTAAGTTTGACAAAATTATTCCAGATGAGAAAATCATTGTCAATCCAATGCCAATTCCGGCGAAGGGACTCCCCGTCCGACTCTACGCTCACAACCAGCAGGCATGA